From the Polyangiaceae bacterium genome, one window contains:
- a CDS encoding acyl-CoA desaturase: MDANYHLERAADERIDWVKSIPFILIHLLPLGLIWTGITLRDVLLCFGLYVLRMFFITAGYHRYFAHRSYKMGRIMQFLMAFGGGMAAQKGVLWWAGHHRDHHKYSDTDQDVHSPRKGFWWSHVGWILCNKYEETPIHRIKDFAKYPELRFLNRFHLLPATLLGLACFLLGGPSALFGGFFLSTVLLYHGTFTINSFTHIWGRRRYRTTDTSRNSLFFALVTLGEGWHNNHHYYQASANQGFFWWEIDISFYVLKVLSWLGLVRDLRKPPAKVLHSNLVEPNEKPVLSPPRATLKPAEQTS; the protein is encoded by the coding sequence ATGGACGCCAACTACCACCTCGAGCGCGCCGCGGATGAACGGATCGACTGGGTCAAGAGCATTCCCTTCATCCTGATACACCTGCTGCCCCTAGGACTGATCTGGACCGGGATCACCCTGCGGGACGTGCTCTTGTGCTTCGGCCTGTACGTGCTTCGCATGTTCTTCATCACGGCCGGCTATCACCGCTACTTCGCTCATCGTTCCTACAAGATGGGTCGCATCATGCAGTTCCTGATGGCCTTCGGCGGCGGCATGGCCGCGCAGAAGGGCGTGCTCTGGTGGGCGGGGCATCACCGCGACCACCACAAGTACAGCGACACGGATCAAGACGTGCATTCTCCGCGCAAAGGTTTCTGGTGGAGCCATGTCGGTTGGATCTTGTGCAACAAGTACGAAGAGACGCCGATTCATCGCATCAAGGACTTCGCGAAGTACCCCGAGCTGCGCTTCCTGAACCGCTTCCACCTACTGCCGGCGACGCTACTGGGTCTCGCCTGCTTTTTGCTGGGCGGGCCGAGTGCACTCTTTGGCGGCTTCTTCCTGTCGACGGTGCTGCTCTACCACGGCACCTTCACCATCAACTCCTTCACCCACATCTGGGGTCGCCGCCGCTACCGCACCACCGACACCAGCCGCAACTCGCTGTTCTTCGCCCTCGTCACCTTGGGTGAGGGGTGGCACAACAACCACCACTACTACCAAGCAAGCGCCAACCAGGGGTTCTTCTGGTGGGAGATCGACATCAGCTTCTACGTGCTGAAGGTGCTCTCCTGGCTTGGCCTGGTGCGCGACTTGCGCAAGCCCCCTGCCAAGGTGCTGCACAGCAACTTGGTGGAGCCGAACGAAAAGCCCGTGCTCTCGCCGCCGCGAGCAACGCTGAAGCCCGCCGAACAAACGAGCTGA
- the msrA gene encoding peptide-methionine (S)-S-oxide reductase MsrA — MNRRGFHHLLLSALAGAFAGGLPGCNKSDKSPGATTATSEKPPYAAPEKADLFGGTCVRDEPGCKRPKEVAILAGGCFWGMEEILRKIPGVIATEVGYSGGTTGAPGYEQVKTGETGHAESVRIAFNPEKLSYETLLEQWFFRMHDPTTVNRQGNDIGTQYRSAIFYLTPEQKRIAEKVKRRVNESGKWSAPVVTEITPASSFTRAETYHQKYLKNNPTGYTCHYLRD; from the coding sequence ATGAACCGCCGAGGATTCCACCACCTGCTCTTGTCGGCTCTGGCGGGAGCCTTCGCCGGCGGCCTGCCGGGGTGCAACAAGAGCGACAAGTCCCCCGGCGCCACCACCGCCACCTCCGAAAAGCCGCCCTACGCCGCCCCGGAGAAAGCCGACCTGTTTGGCGGCACCTGCGTGCGCGACGAACCGGGCTGCAAGCGACCCAAGGAAGTCGCCATCCTCGCGGGTGGCTGCTTTTGGGGCATGGAAGAGATCTTGCGCAAGATCCCTGGCGTCATCGCCACCGAGGTTGGCTACAGCGGCGGCACCACCGGGGCCCCGGGCTACGAGCAGGTCAAGACCGGCGAGACGGGGCACGCTGAGTCCGTGCGCATCGCCTTCAATCCCGAAAAACTCAGCTACGAGACTCTGCTCGAGCAGTGGTTCTTCCGCATGCACGACCCCACGACCGTCAACCGTCAGGGCAACGACATCGGCACTCAATACCGCTCGGCGATCTTCTACCTGACCCCGGAACAGAAGCGTATCGCCGAGAAGGTCAAGCGGCGGGTAAACGAGAGCGGGAAGTGGTCGGCCCCCGTGGTCACGGAAATCACGCCAGCGTCCTCCTTCACGCGGGCCGAGACCTATCACCAGAAGTACCTGAAGAACAATCCGACCGGCTACACCTGCCACTACCTGCGGGACTGA
- a CDS encoding ATP-dependent 6-phosphofructokinase, with product MKIQRIGVMTGGGDCPGLNAVLRAVVRTATRQYGWQVLGIEDAFNGLIDLDYRGPNGNRWLDQDSVEDLIRRGGTFIGTSNRSDPFRFPVQRDGNLVEEDVFDKVLENYKQLGLDALISVGGDGSMGIASKAIARGMTNIVGVPKTIDNDLGSTDTTFGFDTAVNVATEAIDRLRDTAESHDRVMLVEVMGRNAGWIALHAGLAGGAHAILIPEIPYQLEPIAAKIRERRVTGHPYSIVVVAEGARPLAGVESLFGKREVGAMDRLFGAAARVAEGLHAMIKLELRYTVLGHLQRGGSPTAFDRILGSRYGEQAVHLIARGQFGHMVSLRNGEILSVPIADAVTEPKRVTPTDPLVQTARSLGVVFGDEEIKRADYPSLSPK from the coding sequence ATGAAGATCCAACGCATCGGAGTGATGACCGGCGGGGGCGACTGCCCTGGTCTCAACGCAGTGCTCCGCGCCGTCGTGCGCACCGCCACGCGTCAGTACGGCTGGCAGGTGCTCGGCATCGAGGACGCCTTCAACGGACTGATCGACCTGGACTATCGCGGCCCGAACGGGAATCGCTGGCTCGATCAGGACAGCGTCGAGGATTTGATCCGGCGAGGTGGAACGTTCATCGGAACGTCCAATCGCTCGGATCCGTTTCGCTTCCCGGTCCAACGCGACGGCAACTTGGTGGAAGAAGACGTCTTCGACAAAGTGCTCGAGAACTACAAGCAACTCGGCCTGGATGCACTCATCAGCGTGGGCGGCGACGGCTCCATGGGCATTGCGTCGAAAGCCATTGCCCGTGGCATGACCAACATCGTCGGCGTGCCGAAAACCATCGACAACGACCTGGGCAGCACGGACACCACTTTCGGCTTCGACACGGCAGTCAACGTGGCCACCGAAGCCATCGATCGTCTGCGCGACACCGCTGAGAGTCATGATCGCGTGATGTTGGTCGAGGTGATGGGCCGCAATGCCGGCTGGATTGCGCTGCACGCGGGCCTCGCGGGGGGTGCGCACGCCATTCTGATCCCGGAGATCCCCTATCAACTCGAACCCATTGCCGCGAAGATCCGCGAGCGGCGCGTGACGGGGCACCCCTACAGTATCGTGGTCGTGGCCGAGGGCGCACGACCCTTGGCGGGAGTGGAGAGCTTGTTCGGCAAGCGGGAAGTCGGCGCGATGGACCGCCTGTTTGGTGCAGCAGCCCGAGTGGCCGAAGGGCTGCACGCCATGATCAAACTGGAGCTTCGCTACACCGTGCTTGGACATTTGCAGCGTGGCGGAAGCCCCACGGCCTTCGATCGCATCCTCGGCAGTCGTTATGGCGAACAAGCCGTGCATTTGATCGCCCGCGGGCAGTTCGGGCACATGGTTTCCCTGCGCAACGGGGAGATCCTTTCAGTCCCCATCGCTGATGCGGTGACCGAACCGAAGCGCGTGACCCCGACGGACCCGCTGGTACAGACCGCGCGGTCTTTGGGCGTCGTATTCGGCGACGAGGAGATCAAGCGGGCGGATTATCCAAGCCTCTCGCCGAAGTAG
- a CDS encoding serine/threonine-protein kinase, with the protein MNAAAQFLDPEESSSVREVGSGHYRILSRIASGGMASVYLGHRVGVEGFSRTVAIKKLHPAYAEDPEFVDMLLDEARIAARIRHPNVVATLDVERSGRDVALIMEYVEGAPLSHLMRSAAQMQCLPSPAIATGIIVQVLQGLHAAHEACGEDGLPMQIVHRDVSPQNIMLGTEGIVRVVDFGIAKAASRVSSTRGGQVKGKLRYLSPEQVSGQPVDRRSDLFSTAIVLWECLTGRRLFDGQSPGEIMARILADDVPSPARFAKVSSELGRVVLRALSYAADERFVTARDMARALALAEPPASTIEIGAWVERVSGQVLKERAQGVARAEQSGFTDSTPSRPCVVPSPEHSLRAMLRQSSGGPANEADDAEVHEWTARTARARTQRLALLGSVAALLVIVTVVLVAALSGSSSTVVSRTTFGRATSLSAVLTPKVEPKTTPARHRQGATRATSDSTRSARAERRAEACSPPYYLDADGNKRFRRECF; encoded by the coding sequence ATGAACGCGGCGGCGCAGTTTCTCGATCCAGAGGAGTCCTCCTCCGTCCGCGAGGTCGGCAGCGGCCACTACCGGATCTTGTCGCGTATCGCGAGCGGCGGAATGGCGTCGGTGTACCTGGGGCATCGCGTCGGGGTCGAGGGCTTCTCGCGTACCGTCGCCATCAAGAAGCTCCACCCCGCCTACGCGGAGGATCCCGAGTTCGTGGACATGCTGCTCGACGAGGCACGCATCGCCGCGCGCATCCGACATCCGAACGTCGTCGCCACCCTGGACGTGGAGCGCAGCGGCCGCGACGTCGCCCTGATCATGGAGTACGTCGAAGGCGCGCCGCTCTCGCATCTGATGCGCAGCGCAGCGCAGATGCAGTGCCTGCCTTCGCCAGCAATCGCGACAGGCATCATCGTGCAAGTGCTACAGGGCTTGCACGCTGCTCATGAGGCATGCGGGGAAGACGGCCTGCCCATGCAGATCGTGCATCGCGACGTTTCACCCCAGAACATCATGCTCGGAACCGAGGGCATCGTACGAGTCGTCGACTTCGGCATCGCCAAGGCCGCCTCTCGCGTGTCGAGTACCCGCGGCGGCCAGGTGAAAGGCAAGCTGCGCTACCTCTCGCCCGAGCAGGTATCCGGCCAGCCCGTCGACCGACGCTCGGACCTCTTCTCCACTGCCATCGTGCTTTGGGAATGCCTCACAGGTCGGCGCTTGTTCGACGGCCAGAGCCCTGGTGAGATCATGGCGCGCATCCTGGCCGACGACGTACCGTCGCCCGCGCGCTTCGCGAAGGTCAGCAGTGAGCTCGGCCGCGTCGTGCTACGCGCCCTCTCCTACGCAGCGGATGAGCGTTTTGTCACGGCGCGGGACATGGCGCGCGCCCTGGCACTCGCCGAACCTCCTGCCAGCACGATCGAAATCGGTGCCTGGGTCGAGCGGGTCTCGGGCCAGGTACTCAAGGAACGCGCCCAGGGGGTGGCTCGGGCAGAGCAGAGCGGCTTCACGGACTCGACGCCGAGTCGGCCCTGCGTCGTGCCCTCGCCCGAACACTCCCTGCGCGCGATGCTGCGACAGAGCAGCGGAGGCCCCGCGAACGAAGCGGACGACGCCGAGGTGCACGAATGGACGGCCCGCACGGCGAGAGCGCGCACCCAGCGACTGGCGCTCCTGGGTTCCGTCGCTGCGTTGCTCGTGATCGTCACCGTGGTGCTCGTCGCAGCGCTATCCGGATCATCATCGACGGTCGTGTCGCGCACCACCTTCGGACGCGCCACCAGCCTCAGCGCCGTGCTGACACCGAAGGTCGAGCCGAAGACCACGCCCGCGCGACATCGTCAGGGCGCCACCCGAGCGACCTCGGACTCCACCCGCAGCGCGCGCGCCGAGCGCCGCGCGGAAGCATGCAGCCCGCCCTATTACCTAGACGCAGACGGCAACAAGCGATTTCGCCGGGAGTGTTTCTGA